The Terriglobus tenax genome contains a region encoding:
- a CDS encoding acyl carrier protein: MADVSEKVKSIIVEQLQVDEAEVTPGASFQEDLGADSLDVVELVMQFEEAFDIQIPDEDAEKIKTVKDAIDYIESHSKK, translated from the coding sequence ATGGCAGACGTTTCAGAAAAGGTGAAATCAATCATTGTCGAGCAGCTTCAGGTGGATGAGGCCGAGGTAACCCCCGGTGCAAGCTTCCAGGAAGACCTGGGCGCCGACTCGCTGGACGTGGTCGAGCTGGTGATGCAGTTTGAGGAAGCCTTCGACATCCAGATCCCGGATGAGGACGCCGAGAAGATCAAGACCGTAAAGGACGCGATCGACTACATCGAGTCGCATTCGAAGAAGTAA
- a CDS encoding DHA2 family efflux MFS transporter permease subunit, with amino-acid sequence MTSQSSILDAEESLSTSAPGFEPGVPLETEAEKPASGMPYFNPWIIALVVTMGTFMEVLDTSIANVALPHIAGSLSASQDESTWVLTTYLVANAIILPISGWISSVLGRRNFYLGSVILFTAFSAACGLAPTLGMLVAFRVLQGLAGGGLQPSVQAILADTFPGNKRGMAMAVYTVAILCAPVLGPTLGGWITDNYSWRWIFYINIPVGLACAFFTRIVLHDPPHLIAARKAQKGKPLQVDFGGLALISIGLGALEIVLDKGQELDWLGSTFITWSSIVAVGCLVGAIVWELYVDKPVVNLRLLGERNFAICCTIVLALYTALYATTFLLPQFMQQMLGYDATTAGIAVSPAGLVTMAEVPLVGWLLSRGSDARRMIAMGITMITLGTWWLAHGNLEVSMSDMIWPRILQVMGVGLTTVPLSTIMFRFLPGDQTSNAAGIYALVRNEGGSIGIAISSTFLQRMTQTHQAYLAANITGSNVAAIQAAHALGGAVGGASADTSYAGLALVYHQLQRQAELLAYMDQYKLFAYVLACVLPLVLLLKKPPKIVGKIELDAH; translated from the coding sequence ATGACCAGCCAGTCTTCCATCCTCGACGCCGAAGAATCGCTCAGCACCTCCGCTCCCGGGTTTGAACCCGGCGTCCCGCTTGAGACCGAAGCAGAAAAGCCCGCATCGGGCATGCCGTACTTTAATCCGTGGATTATTGCGCTGGTGGTGACCATGGGCACCTTCATGGAGGTGCTCGACACCTCCATTGCGAATGTGGCGCTGCCGCATATCGCCGGCTCGCTCTCCGCCTCGCAGGATGAGAGCACCTGGGTGCTGACGACGTACCTGGTGGCGAACGCCATCATTCTGCCCATCAGCGGATGGATCTCTTCCGTGCTGGGCCGGCGGAACTTCTATCTCGGCTCCGTGATTCTGTTTACCGCTTTCTCTGCTGCCTGCGGATTGGCTCCCACGCTGGGGATGCTGGTTGCCTTCCGTGTTCTGCAGGGATTGGCTGGCGGTGGCCTGCAGCCCTCCGTGCAGGCCATCCTGGCCGATACCTTTCCGGGCAACAAACGCGGCATGGCTATGGCGGTCTACACGGTCGCCATTCTTTGCGCCCCGGTTCTTGGACCTACGCTCGGCGGCTGGATCACCGATAACTACTCCTGGCGCTGGATCTTCTACATCAACATCCCCGTCGGACTGGCCTGCGCTTTCTTCACGAGGATTGTGCTGCATGACCCGCCGCACCTGATCGCTGCACGCAAGGCGCAGAAGGGGAAGCCGCTGCAGGTAGACTTCGGCGGTCTTGCGCTTATCTCCATTGGCCTGGGAGCGTTGGAGATCGTACTGGACAAGGGACAGGAGCTCGACTGGCTTGGCTCGACCTTCATTACCTGGAGCAGTATTGTCGCGGTCGGCTGCCTGGTGGGCGCCATCGTGTGGGAGCTCTACGTCGACAAGCCCGTGGTGAACCTGCGTCTTCTGGGCGAACGTAACTTCGCCATCTGCTGCACCATTGTGCTGGCACTGTACACAGCGCTGTATGCAACCACCTTCCTGCTGCCGCAGTTCATGCAGCAGATGCTGGGCTACGACGCGACGACGGCCGGCATTGCCGTGTCACCTGCCGGCCTGGTGACCATGGCGGAGGTGCCGCTGGTGGGCTGGCTGCTGAGCCGCGGAAGCGATGCGCGCCGCATGATCGCCATGGGCATCACCATGATCACACTCGGTACGTGGTGGCTGGCGCATGGCAACCTGGAAGTATCCATGAGCGACATGATCTGGCCTCGCATCCTGCAGGTGATGGGCGTTGGCCTGACGACGGTGCCGCTCAGTACCATCATGTTCCGCTTCCTGCCGGGCGACCAGACCAGCAATGCGGCCGGCATCTACGCTCTGGTGCGCAATGAGGGCGGCAGTATTGGCATCGCCATCTCCAGCACCTTCCTGCAGCGGATGACGCAGACACATCAGGCGTATCTTGCGGCAAATATCACGGGAAGCAACGTAGCGGCTATCCAGGCTGCGCACGCGCTTGGCGGAGCTGTGGGCGGGGCATCGGCGGACACCAGCTACGCGGGCCTTGCGCTGGTCTATCACCAGCTGCAGAGGCAGGCTGAGCTGCTGGCATACATGGACCAGTACAAGCTGTTTGCGTATGTGCTGGCCTGCGTGCTGCCGCTGGTACTGCTGCTCAAAAAGCCACCGAAGATTGTCGGCAAGATCGAGCTGGACGCGCATTAA
- a CDS encoding YIP1 family protein — MTEAAVPSTETGLTQVQRVVYTFTAPSRTFTDILTRSRNVLLPILLLFAGSYLFTFSAATRVGYDGLADSALKANPRMEERLQSMTAEQVASIQKQQVIGMRVTVYGFPVVYLIFGSLYALVFWGTLNFGFGGTATFGKTFAVVVYSFLIGMLKFLLAALMLWVTDPPEIFTFQDPVGTNPGYYMDQHTGALYALLTSFDIFEIWQFIALGIGCGIVAKLSVKKGLIAVFAWYIVFALLKVGFAAAFS; from the coding sequence ATGACCGAAGCTGCAGTGCCCTCCACCGAAACCGGACTCACGCAAGTCCAGCGAGTTGTTTATACCTTCACGGCGCCATCCAGGACCTTTACCGATATTCTGACCCGCAGCCGCAATGTGCTGCTGCCGATCCTTCTGCTGTTTGCAGGCTCCTACCTCTTTACCTTCAGCGCGGCTACGCGCGTGGGCTATGACGGGCTGGCGGACAGCGCCCTCAAGGCCAATCCGCGGATGGAAGAGCGCCTGCAGAGCATGACCGCCGAACAGGTGGCGAGCATCCAGAAGCAACAGGTCATTGGCATGCGCGTCACGGTGTACGGCTTTCCCGTGGTGTACCTCATCTTCGGATCCCTGTATGCCCTCGTTTTCTGGGGAACGCTCAACTTTGGCTTCGGCGGAACGGCGACCTTCGGGAAGACCTTCGCGGTGGTGGTCTACAGCTTTCTGATTGGCATGCTGAAGTTTCTGCTGGCGGCCCTGATGCTCTGGGTTACGGATCCACCGGAGATCTTCACCTTCCAGGATCCGGTCGGCACCAACCCGGGTTATTACATGGACCAGCACACGGGCGCCCTGTACGCCCTGCTGACCTCGTTCGATATCTTCGAGATATGGCAATTCATCGCGCTGGGCATTGGCTGTGGCATTGTGGCAAAGCTGTCCGTGAAGAAGGGGCTGATCGCTGTCTTCGCGTGGTACATCGTGTTCGCGTTGCTGAAGGTCGGCTTTGCGGCGGCGTTCAGCTAA
- the ligA gene encoding NAD-dependent DNA ligase LigA, whose translation MSVETKIEALRETLRHHEYLYYVEDAPEVEDADYDALMNELKALEAAHPELVTTDSPTQRVGGRPKEGFAKVAHSRPMLSLDNAYNETELRAWSDRVHAALREGETVEFVCELKLDGLSLALHYGPGTDGSSLLQRGLTRGDGTTGEDVTTNVRTIRSVPLSISAAKLKKAGIPQAFEVRGEVVMPQKAFQKMNEEALAAGLPVKANPRNAAAGTIRTLEPNIVAQRRLDFYAYFLLQNGEMLLTGQQETLDALKAAGFRVNLHGASVKSIEEVLAFIAGAETQRDTLGYEIDGVVIKVNSTAQQARLGFTGKAPRWAIAYKFPARAGLTQLKDVGFQVGRTGKLTPVARLAPVFIGGTTVSNATLHNADEILRLGVKIGDWVQVERGGDVIPKIVKVDENHPRGTQEIVFPTHCPVCGEPVVREEGEVDWRCVNASCPARLREELRHFASRGVMNIEGLGDALVAQLLGQAEIEPEEGAEEETVAAPVKREALVHSVADLYTLTMDQLLTLERIGQKSAQTLLEEIEKSRRNPLWRVLLGLGIRHVGERTAQLLAEEFASRGQDYEAMQALMDASEEELQRVNEIGPIVAAAIHEFFRGEKNRQLVERLHELGFSFTAEKRQKTSQLEGMTFVLTGTLPTLKREDAKTMIESAGGKVSGSVSKKTTYVVAGEEAGSKLDKANELGVKVIDEAGLLQMLG comes from the coding sequence ATGAGTGTTGAAACCAAGATTGAGGCGTTGCGCGAAACCCTGCGCCACCACGAGTACCTGTACTACGTCGAAGACGCTCCCGAGGTGGAGGACGCCGATTACGACGCTCTGATGAACGAACTGAAGGCTCTGGAAGCCGCGCACCCGGAGCTGGTGACAACGGACTCGCCCACGCAGCGCGTCGGCGGCCGCCCCAAGGAGGGCTTCGCCAAGGTGGCGCACTCGCGCCCCATGTTGTCCCTGGACAACGCCTACAACGAGACCGAGTTGCGTGCCTGGTCTGACCGTGTACACGCCGCCCTGCGCGAAGGCGAGACGGTGGAGTTTGTCTGCGAGCTGAAGCTGGATGGCCTCTCCCTGGCGCTGCATTATGGCCCCGGGACAGATGGCTCTTCCCTGCTGCAACGCGGCCTGACGCGCGGCGACGGAACAACGGGCGAGGATGTCACGACCAACGTCCGCACCATCAGGAGCGTGCCGCTCAGCATCTCCGCCGCGAAGCTGAAGAAGGCCGGGATCCCGCAGGCGTTCGAGGTGCGCGGCGAAGTGGTCATGCCGCAGAAGGCATTCCAGAAGATGAACGAGGAAGCCCTTGCCGCGGGCCTTCCCGTGAAGGCGAACCCACGCAACGCCGCCGCAGGCACCATCCGCACACTGGAACCGAACATCGTGGCCCAGCGCCGTCTCGACTTCTACGCCTACTTCCTGCTGCAGAATGGCGAGATGCTTCTAACTGGCCAGCAGGAAACGCTGGATGCGCTGAAGGCCGCCGGCTTCCGCGTGAACCTGCACGGAGCGTCCGTCAAATCGATCGAGGAAGTTCTGGCTTTCATCGCCGGGGCTGAGACACAGCGCGACACGCTGGGTTATGAGATCGACGGCGTTGTCATCAAGGTGAACTCCACCGCGCAGCAGGCGCGGCTTGGCTTCACTGGCAAGGCTCCGCGCTGGGCAATCGCCTACAAATTCCCCGCCCGCGCCGGCCTTACCCAGTTGAAAGATGTCGGCTTTCAGGTGGGCCGCACCGGCAAGCTGACACCCGTGGCCCGGCTGGCACCCGTCTTCATCGGCGGGACCACCGTCAGCAACGCCACACTGCACAACGCCGACGAAATTCTTCGGCTGGGCGTGAAGATCGGCGACTGGGTGCAGGTGGAGCGCGGCGGCGATGTCATTCCCAAGATCGTCAAGGTGGACGAGAATCATCCGCGCGGCACGCAGGAGATTGTCTTCCCCACCCACTGCCCGGTATGCGGCGAGCCTGTGGTTCGCGAAGAGGGCGAGGTGGACTGGCGCTGCGTGAACGCGAGTTGCCCGGCTCGCCTGCGCGAGGAGCTTCGACACTTCGCCTCGCGCGGCGTGATGAACATTGAAGGCCTGGGCGACGCACTGGTGGCGCAGTTGCTGGGGCAAGCCGAGATTGAACCGGAAGAAGGCGCGGAAGAAGAGACGGTAGCCGCTCCGGTAAAACGTGAAGCCCTGGTCCACTCCGTCGCCGACCTGTACACGCTGACGATGGACCAGTTGCTGACGCTGGAGCGCATTGGCCAGAAATCGGCGCAGACACTGCTCGAAGAAATTGAGAAGTCCAGGCGCAACCCGCTGTGGCGCGTGCTTCTGGGCCTTGGCATTCGCCACGTAGGCGAACGCACCGCACAGTTGCTGGCCGAAGAGTTTGCCTCACGCGGCCAGGATTATGAAGCCATGCAGGCGCTGATGGATGCCAGCGAGGAAGAACTGCAGCGCGTCAACGAGATTGGGCCTATCGTCGCTGCAGCCATTCACGAGTTCTTCCGTGGAGAGAAGAACCGTCAACTGGTGGAACGGCTGCACGAGCTCGGCTTCAGCTTTACCGCCGAGAAGCGGCAGAAGACTTCGCAACTGGAGGGCATGACCTTCGTGTTGACCGGCACGCTGCCCACGCTGAAGCGCGAAGACGCCAAGACGATGATTGAATCGGCCGGGGGCAAGGTCTCCGGTTCCGTAAGCAAGAAGACCACCTACGTCGTCGCCGGCGAAGAAGCCGGCAGCAAGCTCGACAAAGCCAACGAGCTTGGCGTGAAGGTGATTGACGAGGCCGGCTTGTTGCAGATGCTGGGTTAG
- a CDS encoding DNA-3-methyladenine glycosylase I has protein sequence MPEKQRCSWANSDELMQQYHDKEWGRPVRDARAMWECLMLEGFQAGLSWQTILKRREGFRKAFKDFDPAKVAKFTEKDIERLMQDEGIIRARAKIVATIEGAKIFLKMQDEGEDFAKTYWSFVGGKPIVNRTGKFVAETEVSQRISKDLKKRGFKFVGPVIVYAWMQAIGMADDHHPDCFRA, from the coding sequence ATGCCAGAAAAACAGCGCTGCTCCTGGGCCAATTCTGATGAACTGATGCAGCAGTATCACGACAAGGAATGGGGCCGCCCGGTTCGCGACGCCCGAGCCATGTGGGAGTGCCTGATGCTGGAGGGCTTCCAGGCGGGCCTCTCCTGGCAGACCATCCTGAAGCGTCGCGAGGGCTTTCGCAAGGCGTTCAAAGACTTCGACCCGGCCAAGGTGGCGAAGTTCACCGAGAAGGACATCGAGCGCCTGATGCAGGACGAGGGCATTATCCGCGCCCGCGCCAAGATTGTGGCGACCATCGAGGGAGCGAAGATCTTCCTGAAGATGCAGGACGAGGGCGAGGACTTTGCGAAGACCTACTGGTCGTTTGTCGGTGGTAAGCCCATCGTGAACCGGACAGGGAAGTTTGTCGCGGAGACCGAGGTTTCGCAGCGCATCTCAAAAGACCTGAAGAAGCGCGGGTTTAAATTTGTGGGCCCGGTGATTGTGTATGCGTGGATGCAGGCCATCGGCATGGCGGATGACCACCACCCGGATTGTTTTCGGGCGTAG
- the fabF gene encoding beta-ketoacyl-ACP synthase II, whose protein sequence is MEKRRVVVTGLGLICGVGNSAPEIWDGLMAGKSGMAEITAFPLEGHSVRFAAEVKNFDPHQFIDKKEARKMGRFIHFAIAAAQEAMDQSGLKVTPDNAEMVGVHIGSGIGGFDVIEREHTNLMNGGPRKISPFFIPASIVNLAAGHVSIRFGAKGPNEATATACTTSAHSIGDAYRIIERGDADAMIAGGAEAAITPMGVGGFAAMKALSSRNDDPLHACRPWDKDRDGFVVGEGAGILILEELEFAKARGAKILAEIVGYGMSSDAFHMTGMAPEGEGCYRAMNNALKSAGVKPEQIDYLNAHATSTPLGDALESKGIENLFGEHALSHKLQVSSTKSMTGHLLGGAGGLEAGITIMAMQHSIAPPTMNLENVDPECRLNYTPGKPQPLEINYALSNSFGFGGTNGSLVFKKWVE, encoded by the coding sequence GTGGAAAAGCGTCGCGTCGTCGTAACAGGCCTGGGTCTGATCTGCGGTGTTGGTAACTCCGCACCTGAGATCTGGGATGGACTGATGGCTGGCAAGAGCGGTATGGCGGAGATCACGGCCTTCCCCCTGGAAGGCCATTCCGTCCGCTTTGCAGCCGAGGTCAAGAACTTCGATCCTCACCAGTTCATCGATAAGAAAGAGGCCCGCAAGATGGGCCGTTTCATCCACTTTGCCATTGCCGCCGCACAGGAAGCGATGGACCAGAGTGGGCTGAAGGTCACGCCGGATAACGCCGAGATGGTTGGCGTGCATATCGGCTCCGGCATCGGCGGTTTCGATGTCATCGAGCGCGAGCACACCAACCTGATGAACGGCGGTCCGCGCAAAATTTCGCCGTTCTTTATTCCCGCATCGATCGTGAACCTGGCCGCCGGGCACGTCTCCATCCGCTTTGGCGCGAAGGGACCGAACGAAGCCACGGCCACGGCCTGCACCACCAGCGCCCATTCCATTGGCGACGCCTACCGCATTATTGAGCGGGGCGATGCCGATGCCATGATCGCTGGCGGCGCAGAAGCAGCTATCACGCCCATGGGCGTTGGCGGCTTTGCCGCGATGAAGGCTCTCTCCTCCCGCAACGACGATCCGCTGCATGCCTGCCGGCCCTGGGACAAGGACCGCGACGGCTTTGTGGTGGGCGAAGGCGCAGGCATTCTGATTCTGGAAGAGCTGGAGTTTGCCAAGGCGCGCGGTGCAAAGATTCTCGCTGAAATCGTCGGCTACGGCATGAGCTCCGACGCCTTCCACATGACCGGAATGGCACCGGAAGGCGAAGGCTGCTACCGCGCGATGAACAACGCTCTGAAGTCAGCCGGAGTGAAGCCCGAGCAGATCGATTACCTGAACGCCCACGCCACCAGTACACCGCTGGGTGACGCGCTGGAGTCCAAGGGCATCGAAAACCTGTTCGGCGAGCATGCCCTGAGCCACAAGCTGCAGGTCAGCTCCACCAAGTCGATGACCGGCCACCTTCTGGGCGGCGCCGGCGGCCTGGAGGCAGGCATCACCATCATGGCGATGCAGCACAGCATCGCTCCGCCGACCATGAACCTGGAGAACGTGGACCCCGAGTGCAGGCTGAACTACACACCGGGCAAGCCGCAACCCCTGGAGATCAACTACGCCCTGTCGAACTCGTTCGGCTTCGGCGGAACCAATGGCTCGCTGGTCTTCAAGAAGTGGGTTGAGTAG
- a CDS encoding zinc ribbon domain-containing protein — translation MAMIEFVRNYSDRSTDRGYQFEFRCDHCHSGYMSSYKASAIGAAGSVLEAASNIFGSVFGSARETAYDIQRAIGGKAHDSALQEAVTEVKQKFSRCQRCGKWVCNDVCWNARAQQCTGCTPKYEQEIISQRTQAQLQASQQQLQEKAMSTDYVSGIDMRPDVQIEFNHGNAEIEGHDVRQLPSSANQAKTAAVAACTACNAPLTGGKFCGECGAPVARACPACGVSASPTAKFCNDCGTKL, via the coding sequence ATGGCGATGATCGAATTCGTCCGCAACTATTCTGACCGTTCCACGGACCGCGGTTATCAGTTTGAGTTTCGCTGCGACCACTGTCACTCCGGCTATATGTCCAGCTACAAGGCCTCCGCCATCGGTGCGGCCGGGTCGGTGCTGGAGGCTGCGTCCAATATCTTCGGCTCGGTTTTCGGCAGCGCGCGCGAAACAGCCTACGATATTCAGCGCGCCATTGGCGGTAAGGCGCATGACTCGGCCCTGCAGGAGGCCGTCACCGAGGTGAAGCAGAAGTTCTCCCGCTGCCAGCGCTGCGGTAAATGGGTCTGCAACGATGTCTGCTGGAACGCCCGGGCGCAGCAGTGCACCGGCTGCACTCCGAAGTACGAGCAGGAGATCATCTCGCAGCGCACGCAGGCGCAGTTGCAGGCCTCTCAGCAGCAGTTGCAGGAGAAGGCGATGAGTACCGATTACGTCTCTGGCATCGACATGCGGCCTGACGTACAGATCGAGTTCAACCACGGCAACGCCGAGATTGAAGGTCACGATGTGCGCCAGCTTCCTTCCTCCGCCAACCAGGCAAAGACGGCTGCCGTGGCGGCTTGCACCGCTTGCAACGCGCCACTGACCGGTGGAAAGTTCTGTGGAGAGTGCGGAGCGCCGGTGGCACGGGCATGCCCGGCGTGCGGCGTGAGCGCCTCACCCACAGCAAAATTCTGTAACGATTGCGGGACGAAACTCTAA
- the rmuC gene encoding DNA recombination protein RmuC produces the protein MLIALAALNGLTLILVIAVLLRKQAPPIDPEQLRRLEARSEALEAALRTGFADARRETAEAALRSIETQAKAAAELRTEVMGSIMQMGDRLSTGLDSFRSDNKQSAAGLEHAMKVQMDFLQNRLGQFAQTQNDQATSLRESLNSKLNDLTQNNTQSLERLNRDNAAKLEEMRQTVDEKLHATLQTRLTESFGQVTTHLGEVQKGLGEMKELATGVSDLKKVFSNVKSRGVVGEFQLGMQLEQMFSPEQYVKNARIKKGSLETVEYALKFPNGAEGEVLLPIDAKFPREDWERLEAAYEHGTPEEIAKAGTAFERAIRIEGQRICDKYIEEPVTLPHAIMFLPTESLYAEVVRRPGLQTEVQQKCRVTIAGPSTFMAILTSFQMGFHTLALEKKGSEVWKVLSNVKTEFGKFEVLMTKVEDNVGRVQKTLGEIGTRTRAINRNLRGVTELPSGDNQMPPVSFEEIAGVAPLLAASEEEPF, from the coding sequence ATGTTGATTGCGCTTGCGGCTTTAAATGGGTTGACCTTGATCTTGGTGATCGCAGTGCTGCTGCGCAAGCAGGCGCCTCCCATCGATCCCGAGCAGCTGCGACGCCTGGAGGCCAGGTCCGAGGCGCTTGAGGCAGCCCTGCGCACCGGCTTTGCCGACGCCCGCCGCGAGACCGCCGAGGCCGCTCTGCGCTCCATTGAGACACAGGCCAAAGCCGCCGCCGAGCTGCGCACCGAGGTCATGGGCAGCATCATGCAGATGGGCGACCGCCTTTCGACCGGTCTGGACAGCTTCCGCTCCGACAACAAGCAGTCTGCCGCCGGCCTGGAACACGCCATGAAGGTGCAGATGGACTTTCTGCAGAACCGCCTGGGCCAGTTTGCCCAGACGCAGAACGACCAGGCCACCAGCCTGCGCGAAAGCCTGAACTCCAAGCTGAACGACCTGACCCAGAACAACACCCAGAGCCTGGAGCGGCTGAACCGCGACAACGCCGCCAAGCTGGAGGAGATGCGCCAGACGGTGGACGAGAAGCTGCACGCCACCCTGCAAACCCGCCTGACCGAGAGCTTTGGCCAGGTAACCACCCATCTGGGCGAGGTGCAGAAGGGCCTGGGCGAGATGAAGGAGCTGGCTACCGGCGTCAGCGACCTGAAGAAGGTCTTCTCCAACGTGAAGTCACGCGGCGTTGTGGGCGAGTTCCAGCTGGGGATGCAGCTGGAGCAGATGTTCTCTCCCGAACAGTATGTGAAAAATGCCCGTATCAAAAAGGGTTCGCTGGAAACCGTGGAATATGCCCTGAAGTTCCCCAACGGAGCCGAGGGTGAGGTTCTGCTGCCGATCGACGCTAAGTTCCCCCGCGAAGACTGGGAACGCCTGGAGGCAGCCTACGAACACGGCACCCCGGAAGAGATTGCCAAGGCAGGCACGGCCTTTGAGCGTGCCATCCGCATTGAAGGTCAGCGCATCTGCGACAAGTACATTGAGGAACCGGTGACGCTGCCCCACGCCATCATGTTTCTGCCCACGGAAAGCCTGTACGCCGAGGTGGTCCGCCGCCCGGGGCTGCAGACTGAGGTCCAGCAGAAGTGCCGCGTCACCATTGCCGGACCGTCCACTTTTATGGCCATTCTGACCAGCTTCCAGATGGGCTTCCACACCCTTGCGCTTGAAAAGAAGGGCAGCGAGGTGTGGAAGGTGCTGAGCAACGTGAAGACGGAGTTCGGAAAATTCGAAGTCCTGATGACTAAGGTGGAAGATAACGTCGGACGCGTCCAGAAAACACTTGGCGAGATCGGTACCCGCACCCGGGCCATCAACCGCAACCTGCGTGGAGTGACGGAGTTACCGTCCGGCGACAACCAAATGCCGCCGGTCAGCTTCGAAGAGATCGCGGGGGTTGCTCCGCTGCTGGCGGCATCGGAAGAGGAACCCTTTTAA